The stretch of DNA taaatatttatagacTACTTACTACAGTCAATTGATCATTTCCATAAAGACCAGAATGCATGCCAGTTTGCGATTCCCAACTTCCATGAAAATCATATGCCATgagattaataaaatcaagatattgacttatttcattaattctaTATGCTTGAGATGCAGTGCCAATACCAGCAGAAACAGCAgctgataattgataatttttttgttgagttgAAAATCCTTCTTTTAAATCTCTAACAAGAGCAACGTAATTATCAACATCTTCAGGAGTCGATCCATCACGTTGTGTTGGATATTCCCAATCTATATCCAAACCATCAAGGTTCCAttcattcataaaattaataacattttgaACAAATTGTCCTCGAGAAGCTGCATTCGAAGCTAATGGTGAAAATTTAGTTGATGCCTCAGACCAACCACCAACTGCTACCATTATATTGACATTTGGATTAGAATTTTTGAGATTTCTTAATTTATCTAAACCATCAGCACCTCTGGCTGGTGCAGTGATACCAGAATCACCAGTTAAATCGACAAATGCATAAATTACATGAGTACAGAGGTTGGTATCAACATTGTCGATATCAAATTTTCCAGGTCCAGAACGCCAAGCAGTCCAATCAGCTACATAGCAAACaactttttctaaaaaaaaaaaaacaattttaaaaattaattttatttacttacaataaattatgtaaGAAATGAATATCCAAATAAACAAGACAAGTATTTTTATCGCTTggtaatttgtaaataaatattttaaaaaaaatatgcaaaagtAAAAAACACAAGCAACTGTTTAAACTCACTGTCAGCTAATGTATTCGTTGACACCGAAAGAGTGATTATTGACACTAAAAGAGTGTATATTGGCATTcgcattgtaattttttttaaaatcaaaaattattgatttacaaAAGTGTTATGAATCAGTTTTTTATCACGATATATATAGTGCAACGTTTTCAATAATAGTGTCAATAATTTATGATGCTACATTTATTTGCACTGATaataaaacttgatatttatactcacacataataattatatacctattatttatgtatgcgGAAGTAGGATAAATAGTACGATTAAATTTCGCATAGCACAAAGCATCATTAGGCGAGTATTCAAGACTTGCATCAATTAATACATTTTGTTCAATTAGTGacaattaagtaaaaaaaaaaaaaaaatacaaataccaataattaattaaaagcgAAAATTAGTAaagaaatatttcatttagaGATATAGGTAAACAATagcaatttaaatttgataaaacaaataaatattattatgtagaaaaaaaaaaatatacaaagataaaaatatgtataacatatagtacaaaaaaaaaatattgtaattgaAATGACCATGTGATAACAATTACGATGCTTTTAAAATTCTTTCTAGtatctaataaattattattgaggaaaaaaaatgttttcctcattttttttcatacaattatacccggaaaaaaaatgtattatttattaagtttTATTCTTAAATGAGACAAGCGTCGTATACCTCTggcattcatattttttttttaaattattgaagcCCTTTCACACCTTGAAgccatttagaaaataataaaaaaatgactggCAGTTGCttagtttattataaacattataaaaaaaaaacaaaaaaacaaatggagGAAGCCACATtgttgacttttttattttaaataaacaaatatgcAATTTTATATGGAAATTTTACGTAGATTTATTGGGTAAAGAGACAGGCTGATAaagctaataatatttaatttatcatccaCCTGAAATGACAAGcttaattaattcaaagagCATTTAAATATGACTCGCAAATCactgtttaataaaattaattaatttatttaaatatctctaatatttattcatacaaTGCACCTgaacaaattttcaataaagtATAATACAGCTCAAAATCCATAAACATGcacagttttatttttgaattgaggtcaaaatgacaaaaataaaaaaattattatttctaattattaCTTACTTTGTAttacaaaatgtaaaaaattccGAGAGTTCACCAACAACtggtttatcatttatttttaaagttggtATGAtggtaatgaaaaataataattattttggaaAAGACAAAATTCCATTGGGTTCAAGTATTCTTgaagtatcaaaaaaaattgataatcttGAAAGAACAATTAAGGCAACATCAAAATCAAGCATACGAGAAATAAATCGTTTAATTCAGTATAATcaaattatgaatcaatttgataaaaatttaaattacgtaGACAATATGTATgaacaatttcaaaaatatttttctggttttatgtatgaaaaaaatacattattagaTTTTGCACGAAGTTGTACTTCTCATGCAAATAATCAGCTATTAAGTATATTAGATTCAATTCATCGTGCTGTTGTTCCAAATAATTTAGCAACAGTTGGACTTTTTGATGCTTTAATTAATAACCGTCAAACAAAGGTAATTATCGccgaaaaaaatagttaatatttttatgatcttcaaatgtttattaacatttttctaaatatttaattgaaagtgTTTTGAATATACAGGAAGATGCTCTTATTTGCAACATCACAGCATCATTGGAACAAGAAATTTACGGTGTGTATGGTATGGTCAGCTTAGCCCAGGTAAAAGGTTACACAATGGCTcgtttttcatatgaaatattaaaaacaatggaACAAGGACAATTCGTTTACGAAGtcaatgatttaattgataaatttataaacgttGTAACGACAATTGGAGTAAAAGCAACAAATATTATGAGTATTGCATCGAGAGATATTCGTCCATGTGATCCAGACAATCACAAACAAGGTGAAACATATGAAcaacttaataaatttatacaaggCTTTGTGACAAATGAAGTATCACTAAATTCACAACATACATGTGATAAAACATGTGAAAGTTATAAACGAACATCACTGTATCCTTATGAAACAGTACCTTCAAAAGGAATTCATAATTGTCAAGGTTCACTTCATGATTGCTTTGAAGAACTTGGTACAACAATGTGTCCACCAGtaagacaattattttttcatttaaataacattacaTTAAAAGttaatgagaaaatttttaaatacagaaTAATGATGCAAATAATGATAGACGATATGGTGGCTTCAAGGGTGTaacaattcttttaaaaaaagacgaaCCAGACAAGGGTGATGTTACAAAATGTTCTAAGCATGGTAATACACTTCATGAAATTTTTGGTAATGTTCAATCTGGATACCTAAATGTTTGTTCAGTTTGTATGTGTCTTTGTGATGATTACAATAACATCGAAACAGCTAGAACATTTAGTTTAAGAAAGGTTGAAACTAATATCGTTGAAAATttgtaagtaattttttataaattaatgagttttgtttttattgtatttttttttttttttattaaagggtAATAACAGGAATAAAATTAGTTAAGAAAAAAAgagtattttatattcaaacacTACAAGGAAAATTAGAAGCtgatggaaaaattttaaatacaagttTGCAGTGGGTATCTGTTGCAGatgttgattataaaaatccaAATGTATCAAAGTCTGATTATCATACGTTAAATTATGATGAACGATCTGTTAATTTAGATACATTGGCGTCTCCTGATGGCTATGCTATGACAGGTGTGAGCCAATgattatatcaaattaaaatttaaatataaataaaatttttatatattttttaattgaataaataataaaaactattgtATTTAAAGGTATAAGATTTTTGAAAATCAAAGGACATTTGTCACTTGGAATTAAAGTAACaccatttaattttacaagtgGATTGTTACAAGGAGATGAAAACAGCGAGTGGATAACAAATTCAGTTAACGACAGGTgaaattgatttgaaaaattaattaattctttctttttttttttattgtaatattgtttttttatttataaattttagatCGGAAATTGTTATTTCAAATGCTGGTATTCCTACACTATCAcgagatgaaaatataatacatatggaaaaaaatacatttgttaaatttgGATGGAGTGATTATTTGAAAGATATTCAACAAACTCCAATACCATTTTTAGATATTCAACCAGTTGTTGCAGATCCTCCAGCACCTCTTTCAGGAGCTGGAATTTATTACAAAGGTCAACCAGGTTTTGGAGGATTTGTCGGTTTAAAACTTGTTGCTTACAGTTACATTGATCTAGTTACAACTAAAGTtggagaataataatattgttctttatataaaaataaaatttcaaaaatatggtttatatatttttgagcaATAAATACAAAACCGATATGACATTTGTcactttattaataataaattctttttttttgtatcataaaacaccaagagaaaaataaaaaataaaatatcgaaattattttaattaaagttaTTATACATACAAATTGATTGGCAATAAATCATAAATcctgaataaaagaaaaattaacaaaaacattaaaaaaataaaacaataaattaaaataaattaacaattaaaattaaatattaaaattaacatcataaagtccataaaattttttaacaaactcttataaatatctttatcaataaaaataaaaataaattaattattacttcattaaaatttttaatcatcataaaatttcaataaaatttttttaacaaactcTTCGTAAAtatctattattaataataaaaactaaaaaataaatagaatgtAAATTCTCGCAATTGaattactaattaaattttattttacattgtaTTAATTAGTGAGTTGTTATTagtgatttattaattaacgagttattattaataatttataattagtgAGTAATTTAGTATGTTTAATCAATAAGTCTtgtcgatttttattttcatttttttattgttatccCCACTCTATGGCTGTTTAATTATTCAACGAGAtaagtaattaatttgttaataaataatactaattattgttttttttgtttatttaatagaatTGGTAAATAATGATCATTACGGCTAATAAATATTGCATCAAATGGTAtcgcttgcaaaaaaaaaaaaaaacaacgccGAGCAATAAGAATGGGGAAGCCCCCTATGACGTCATTTGTTTGTGGACACAAAAATTCACCATGTCATCGTCAACAAGCGCCATATCATgtaagtcaattttttaaaatattttttatattgtttttaattcatgAATCGTCGATGAGATTTAAATTCgctttttcatattaattttattttgatgaacaGTGCTTGACTCCAAGTCtcacattatatttatttttttaaaaagatcggAGTAAGTTGTTGGACGCGTGCGCTTGTGTACACAACTATTAAACACTTACATTTATGTCTTTCATAATTGACTTGGTGAAATGAAGAGAGTGACTGAAAAATTAGCTttaacgataataaaaatgctaTTTATTAACACTTGAAACGATACACGAGATTTGACTTGGTATATTCTAGTGCGACATTGCCACTGTTTTTCAGGCATACTCATCAGGACGTTGTTgactaaaaaaagaaatgaaaaccgacggtataaaaaattatactgtcAAGAGCAACAAAACTATTtgaaagataatttattattaataaataataacgcaaaaaaatatttaatgacacAACCAACGagagattttattattttttttttttaacgacatGAAACATTGACATgaagatttttattatataaaaaaattaaacgtggataattattattgatgaaaaaacgttttaaaaattgaaataacttgtttaaatttatttttttttgttcttgatTTATATGACAAATATTTggggttttatttttaatgaaaattatagataaattgttttatt from Aphidius gifuensis isolate YNYX2018 linkage group LG4, ASM1490517v1, whole genome shotgun sequence encodes:
- the LOC122854015 gene encoding uncharacterized protein LOC122854015; the protein is MVMKNNNYFGKDKIPLGSSILEVSKKIDNLERTIKATSKSSIREINRLIQYNQIMNQFDKNLNYVDNICTSHANNQLLSILDSIHRAVVPNNLATVGLFDALINNRQTKEDALICNITASLEQEIYGVYGMVSLAQVKGYTMARFSYEILKTMEQGQFVYEVNDLIDKFINVVTTIGVKATNIMSIASRDIRPCDPDNHKQGETYEQLNKFIQGFVTNEVSLNSQHTCDKTCESYKRTSLYPYETVPSKGIHNCQGSLHDCFEELGTTMCPPNNDANNDRRYGGFKGVTILLKKDEPDKGDVTKCSKHGNTLHEIFGNVQSGYLNVCSVCMCLCDDYNNIETARTFSLRKVETNIVENLVITGIKLVKKKRVFYIQTLQGKLEADGKILNTSLQWVSVADVDYKNPNVSKSDYHTLNYDERSVNLDTLASPDGYAMTGIRFLKIKGHLSLGIKVTPFNFTSGLLQGDENSEWITNSVNDRSEIVISNAGIPTLSRDENIIHMEKNTFVKFGWSDYLKDIQQTPIPFLDIQPVVADPPAPLSGAGIYYKGQPGFGGFVGLKLVAYSYIDLVTTKVGE
- the LOC122854014 gene encoding chitotriosidase-1-like, whose translation is MRMPIYTLLVSIITLSVSTNTLADKKVVCYVADWTAWRSGPGKFDIDNVDTNLCTHVIYAFVDLTGDSGITAPARGADGLDKLRNLKNSNPNVNIMVAVGGWSEASTKFSPLASNAASRGQFVQNVINFMNEWNLDGLDIDWEYPTQRDGSTPEDVDNYVALVRDLKEGFSTQQKNYQLSAAVSAGIGTASQAYRINEISQYLDFINLMAYDFHGSWESQTGMHSGLYGNDQLTVDAAVSYWLDQGCPPDKLVVGVPLYGKSWTLADPNNNGVGAPASGAGDPGEFSQAAGSLCYYEICQKISNEGWNLQLDDTSKTPYAFNGNQWVSFDNVQSINEKVQYIKNRQLGGGMVWAIDNDDTTGICGERYPLLTALNEVRR